A genomic window from Lotus japonicus ecotype B-129 chromosome 1, LjGifu_v1.2 includes:
- the LOC130730911 gene encoding calmodulin-binding protein 60 B-like isoform X1, producing MLQRYMSPCSCALTLNQKAGTSGGRALQLCFVNQLPETIFTQCDIKAEGGLALQIELRDAANQQRVVKDEGSSMRIKICVLDGDFGSEDWTAEEFNAQILSPREGKGPLLVGGTIITLKNGVGYISKKIVFTDNSSGTRSRKFRLGVKIVQSNSSRTDIREGRSEPFKVLDYRGKANMKYGRPSLNDEVWRLKKIARNGEPCKQLSSHGIKTVKDLLRLYITNQASLREKIGKIPEKSWNTIIEHAQDSDKDDDERYIYHTTEQPMSLVLNCVYEVVEVTFDGQNYRPVQSLNLEEKRLVERAKKQANNNLKDLHLMPVGTTKHGSGETSPGVQTAQYGEPDHGLQQFEIPIVQQGQLEALSFGTTSQSDLVGLDQLGETPPYCSAGGPLNSGAYTDDGNRSLFGEAHIDEFSDCFPPLDHWEEHVGPTYFSPDGQLEALSFGTTSQSDLVGLDQLGETPPYCSAGGPLNSGAYTDDGNRSLFGEAHIDEFSDCFPPLDHWEEHVGPTYFSPDGNVGSSTYQSSPVMRVCQAEESASKFGRRFEILSLAEDSKCFQVCRTAYS from the exons ATGCTCCAGCGATACATGTCCCCGTG TTCTTGTGCATTGACCCTTAACCAGAAAGCTGGCACATCTGGAGGGAGAGCTTTGCAATTGTGTTTTGTGAATCAATTGCCTGAAACAATTTTCACTCAGTGCGATATCAAAGCTGAGGGAGGTCTTGCACTTCAAATTGAGCTCCGTGATGCTGCAAACCAGCAACGCGTAGTCAAGGACGAAGGTTCCTCTATGAGGATCAAGATCTGTGTCCTGGATGGTGACTTTGGAAGTGAAGATTGGACTGCAGAGGAATTCAATGCCCAAATTTTGAGTCCGAGAGAGGGAAAAGGGCCATTACTTGTTGGAGGCACGATCATTACATTGAAAAATGGAGTTGGTTACATCAGTAAGAAGATTGTGTTTACTGATAACTCCAGCGGAACAAGAAGCAGAAAGTTCCGGTTAGGAGTTAAAATAGTGCAATCTAATTCCTCTAGAACAGACATCAGAGAAGGGAGGAGTGAACCCTTTAAGGTCTTGGATTACAGAGGAAAAG CTAACATGAAATACGGCCGTCCATCATTGAATGACGAGGTATGGCGTCTGAAGAAGATAGCCAGAAATGGTGAACCTTGCAAGCAGCTGTCCTCACATGGAATAAAAACTGTTAAGGATCTTCTGCGGTTGTACATAACCAATCAAGCTTCATTAAGAGAG aaaataggcAAGATTCCAGAGAAGTCATGGAATACAATTATTGAACATGCTCAAGAttctgataaagatgatgatgagCGCTACATTTATCACACAACTGAACAACCAATGTCCCTTGTCCTTAATTGTGTGTATGAGGTTGTGGAGGTGACTTTTGATGGACAAAATTATCGCCCTGTGCAATCTCTGAATTTGGAAGAGAAG CGTTTGGTGGAAAGAGCTAAAAAGCAAGCTAACAACAATTTGAAGGATCTTCATCTGATGCCAGTTGGGACAACAAAACATGGCTCGGGGGAGACATCGCCAGGTGTACAAACTGCACAATATGGTGAACCAGATCATGGTCTGCAACAGTTTGAAATTCCAATTGTTCAGCAAG GCCAACTAGAAGCATTGTCATTCGGTACAACATCACAGAGTGACCTGGTAGGTTTAGATCAGCTGGGAGAAACACCACCATATTGTTCTGCAGGTGGACCATTGAACTCTGGAGCATATACTGATGATGGAAACAGATCCCTCTTCGGTGAAGCACACATTGATGAATTTTCTGATTGCTTTCCTCCCCTTGACCATTGGGAGGAGCATGTAGGTCCTACCTACTTTTCACCTGATG GCCAACTAGAAGCATTGTCATTCGGTACAACATCACAGAGTGACCTGGTAGGTTTAGATCAGCTGGGAGAAACACCACCATATTGTTCTGCAGGTGGACCATTGAACTCTGGAGCATATACTGATGATGGAAACAGATCCCTCTTCGGTGAAGCACACATTGATGAATTTTCTGATTGCTTTCCTCCCCTTGACCATTGGGAGGAGCATGTAGGTCCTACCTACTTTTCACCTGATGGTAATGTAGGATCTAGCACTTATCAATCTTCTCCAGTAATGAGAGTATGCCAAGCAGAGGAAAGTGCAAGCAAATTTGGCAGAAGATTCGAAATACTTTCCTTGGCAGAAGATTCTAAATGTTTTCAAGTGTGTCGTACTGCATATAGCTAA
- the LOC130730911 gene encoding calmodulin-binding protein 60 B-like isoform X2 — protein MLQRYMSPCSCALTLNQKAGTSGGRALQLCFVNQLPETIFTQCDIKAEGGLALQIELRDAANQQRVVKDEGSSMRIKICVLDGDFGSEDWTAEEFNAQILSPREGKGPLLVGGTIITLKNGVGYISKKIVFTDNSSGTRSRKFRLGVKIVQSNSSRTDIREGRSEPFKVLDYRGKANMKYGRPSLNDEVWRLKKIARNGEPCKQLSSHGIKTVKDLLRLYITNQASLREKIGKIPEKSWNTIIEHAQDSDKDDDERYIYHTTEQPMSLVLNCVYEVVEVTFDGQNYRPVQSLNLEEKRLVERAKKQANNNLKDLHLMPVGTTKHGSGETSPGVQTAQYGEPDHGLQQFEIPIVQQGQLEALSFGTTSQSDLVGLDQLGETPPYCSAGGPLNSGAYTDDGNRSLFGEAHIDEFSDCFPPLDHWEEHVGPTYFSPDGNVGSSTYQSFSSNESMPSRGKCKQIWQKIRNTFLGRRF, from the exons ATGCTCCAGCGATACATGTCCCCGTG TTCTTGTGCATTGACCCTTAACCAGAAAGCTGGCACATCTGGAGGGAGAGCTTTGCAATTGTGTTTTGTGAATCAATTGCCTGAAACAATTTTCACTCAGTGCGATATCAAAGCTGAGGGAGGTCTTGCACTTCAAATTGAGCTCCGTGATGCTGCAAACCAGCAACGCGTAGTCAAGGACGAAGGTTCCTCTATGAGGATCAAGATCTGTGTCCTGGATGGTGACTTTGGAAGTGAAGATTGGACTGCAGAGGAATTCAATGCCCAAATTTTGAGTCCGAGAGAGGGAAAAGGGCCATTACTTGTTGGAGGCACGATCATTACATTGAAAAATGGAGTTGGTTACATCAGTAAGAAGATTGTGTTTACTGATAACTCCAGCGGAACAAGAAGCAGAAAGTTCCGGTTAGGAGTTAAAATAGTGCAATCTAATTCCTCTAGAACAGACATCAGAGAAGGGAGGAGTGAACCCTTTAAGGTCTTGGATTACAGAGGAAAAG CTAACATGAAATACGGCCGTCCATCATTGAATGACGAGGTATGGCGTCTGAAGAAGATAGCCAGAAATGGTGAACCTTGCAAGCAGCTGTCCTCACATGGAATAAAAACTGTTAAGGATCTTCTGCGGTTGTACATAACCAATCAAGCTTCATTAAGAGAG aaaataggcAAGATTCCAGAGAAGTCATGGAATACAATTATTGAACATGCTCAAGAttctgataaagatgatgatgagCGCTACATTTATCACACAACTGAACAACCAATGTCCCTTGTCCTTAATTGTGTGTATGAGGTTGTGGAGGTGACTTTTGATGGACAAAATTATCGCCCTGTGCAATCTCTGAATTTGGAAGAGAAG CGTTTGGTGGAAAGAGCTAAAAAGCAAGCTAACAACAATTTGAAGGATCTTCATCTGATGCCAGTTGGGACAACAAAACATGGCTCGGGGGAGACATCGCCAGGTGTACAAACTGCACAATATGGTGAACCAGATCATGGTCTGCAACAGTTTGAAATTCCAATTGTTCAGCAAG GCCAACTAGAAGCATTGTCATTCGGTACAACATCACAGAGTGACCTGGTAGGTTTAGATCAGCTGGGAGAAACACCACCATATTGTTCTGCAGGTGGACCATTGAACTCTGGAGCATATACTGATGATGGAAACAGATCCCTCTTCGGTGAAGCACACATTGATGAATTTTCTGATTGCTTTCCTCCCCTTGACCATTGGGAGGAGCATGTAGGTCCTACCTACTTTTCACCTGATGGTAATGTAGGATCTAGCACTTATCAATCTTTCTCCAGTAATGAGAGTATGCCAAGCAGAGGAAAGTGCAAGCAAATTTGGCAGAAGATTCGAAATACTTTCCTTGGCAGAAGATTCTAA
- the LOC130730912 gene encoding calmodulin-binding protein 60 B-like isoform X2, whose amino-acid sequence MVSNRQSHPEHKGSGKIPIEKLKPSHGDTKQASSISGLRNLINALQTNDHESYFETFLQRVVREEVEHKVQDYLLSRTRVNNQAGISGAKPFQLCFINKLPDTIFTQSNIISEDESPLQIALFDVKSQSVVSDGPFSSIKIEICALNGDFGSSGNEDWTEVEFNDNILHQRDGKQPLLIGERFITLKNGVCCIPKIGFSDNSRWVRSRKFRLGAKVVQPNSNGEYVKEGASEAFVVKDNRGEAYKKHYPPSLKDDIWRLKKIAKEGIIHKRLSVHGIHTVKDFLQLYTTNTSSLYELQKLGNIPKKSWLAIIEHANTCLIDDYKLYSYRTPEQPIVLLFNSIFKLVGVTFDCQNYYSLETLAPGEKHLVEIVKQDAYKNVNNLKPIDETILNCLNLEACLKSRHSVAPVQDLQYIDISASQGIHNGYVQPFISASYDEGMYASQIYADPVPEVREIPQNNLLDDEFSLGMYIEGDNCYFNGSHFPLMQCGYPTQYESSENGFYFGSCDGAEFSSRNTLLNHAMDISRSRKPKVEWCKIRAAIKWVISVRKDAAARKNAMLV is encoded by the exons ATGGTATCAAACAGACAATCTCACCCCGAGCACAAAGGCAGTGGCAAGATTCcaattgaaaaattgaaaccGAGCCATGGTGATACAAAACAAGCATCATCAATCAG TGGCCTTAGAAATTTGATAAACGCATTGCAGACTAATGATCATGAATCCTACTTTGAAACTTTCCTCCAACGAGTG GTACGTGAGGAAGTGGAACACAAAGTCCAGGATTACCTACTTTCAAG AACAAGGGTTAATAATCAGGCTGGCATATCTGGAGCCAAACCCTTTCAGTTGTGTTTTATTAATAAGTTGCCTGATACCATCTTTACACAGTCTAATATAATATCAGAGGATGAATCACCCCTTCAAATTGCACTATTTGATGTTAAATCTCAATCTGTAGTCAGTGATGGTCCCTTCTCCTCAATAAAGATTGAGATTTGTGCCCTCAATGGTGACTTTGGGTCTTCTGGCAATGAGGATTGGACTGAAGTTGAATTCAATGACAATATCTTACACCAAAGAGATGGTAAACAACCATTGTTGATTGGAGAGAGGTTTATTACTCTTAAAAATGGAGTTTGTTGCATCCCTAAAATTGGCTTCAGTGATAACTCAAGATGGGTAAGAAGCCGAAAGTTCAGGTTAGGAGCCAAAGTTGTGCAACCAAATTCCAATGGAGAATATGTTAAGGAAGGTGCAAGTGAAGCTTTTGTGGTCAAAGATAACAGAGGAGAGG CCTACAAGAAACACTACCCTCCATCCTTGAAGGATGATATATGGCGTTTGAAGAAAATTGCCAAAGAAGGAATAATCCACAAGCGGCTTTCTGTCCATGGAATTCACACTGTGAAGGATTTCTTGCAGTTATACACAACCAACACATCTTCATTATATGAG TTGCAGAAATTGGGAAACATTCCAAAGAAGTCCTGGTTAGCCATAATTGAACATGCCAATACCTGTTTGATAGATGATTACAAGCTTTATAGCTACCGCACACCAGAGCAACCAATAGTTCTGTTATTCAATTCCATCTTCAAACTTGTGGGAGTGACATTTGATTGCCAAAATTATTATTCACTAGAGACTCTAGCGCCGGGCGAGAAG CATTTGGTTGAAATAGTGAAGCAAGATGCATACAAAAACGTGAATAACTTGAAACCAATTGATGAAACTATATTGAACTGCTTAAACCTAGAGGCATGTCTAAAATCAAGGCACTCAGTTGCTCCAGTTCAAGATCTGCAATATATTGATATCTCAGCATCACAAGGTATACATAATG GTTATGTTCAACCATTTATCTCTGCTTCATATGATGAAGGAATGTATGCTTCTCAAATCTATGCTGATCCAGTGCCAGAAGTAAGAGAAATACCACAAAACAATCTTTTGGATGATGAGTTTTCCTTAGGAATGTACATAGAAGGGGATAACTGCTACTTCAATGGATCACATTTTCCACTTATGCAATGTGGTTATCCAACACAGTATGAGAGTTCAGAAAATGGCTTTTACTTTGGTTCTTGTGATGGAGCAGAATTTAGCAGCCGTAACACTTTGCTGAATCATGCTATGGATATATCAAGAAGTAGGAAACCAAAAGTAGAGTGGTGCAAGATTCGAGCTGCGATCAAATGGGTCATATCAGTGAGAAAAGATGCAGCTGCTAGGAAGAATGCAATGTTGGTTTAA
- the LOC130730912 gene encoding calmodulin-binding protein 60 B-like isoform X1: MVSNRQSHPEHKGSGKIPIEKLKPSHGDTKQASSISGLRNLINALQTNDHESYFETFLQRVVREEVEHKVQDYLLSRTRVNNQAGISGAKPFQLCFINKLPDTIFTQSNIISEDESPLQIALFDVKSQSVVSDGPFSSIKIEICALNGDFGSSGNEDWTEVEFNDNILHQRDGKQPLLIGERFITLKNGVCCIPKIGFSDNSRWVRSRKFRLGAKVVQPNSNGEYVKEGASEAFVVKDNRGEAYKKHYPPSLKDDIWRLKKIAKEGIIHKRLSVHGIHTVKDFLQLYTTNTSSLYELQKLGNIPKKSWLAIIEHANTCLIDDYKLYSYRTPEQPIVLLFNSIFKLVGVTFDCQNYYSLETLAPGEKHLVEIVKQDAYKNVNNLKPIDETILNCLNLEACLKSRHSVAPVQDLQYIDISASQGTWPGYVQPFISASYDEGMYASQIYADPVPEVREIPQNNLLDDEFSLGMYIEGDNCYFNGSHFPLMQCGYPTQYESSENGFYFGSCDGAEFSSRNTLLNHAMDISRSRKPKVEWCKIRAAIKWVISVRKDAAARKNAMLV; the protein is encoded by the exons ATGGTATCAAACAGACAATCTCACCCCGAGCACAAAGGCAGTGGCAAGATTCcaattgaaaaattgaaaccGAGCCATGGTGATACAAAACAAGCATCATCAATCAG TGGCCTTAGAAATTTGATAAACGCATTGCAGACTAATGATCATGAATCCTACTTTGAAACTTTCCTCCAACGAGTG GTACGTGAGGAAGTGGAACACAAAGTCCAGGATTACCTACTTTCAAG AACAAGGGTTAATAATCAGGCTGGCATATCTGGAGCCAAACCCTTTCAGTTGTGTTTTATTAATAAGTTGCCTGATACCATCTTTACACAGTCTAATATAATATCAGAGGATGAATCACCCCTTCAAATTGCACTATTTGATGTTAAATCTCAATCTGTAGTCAGTGATGGTCCCTTCTCCTCAATAAAGATTGAGATTTGTGCCCTCAATGGTGACTTTGGGTCTTCTGGCAATGAGGATTGGACTGAAGTTGAATTCAATGACAATATCTTACACCAAAGAGATGGTAAACAACCATTGTTGATTGGAGAGAGGTTTATTACTCTTAAAAATGGAGTTTGTTGCATCCCTAAAATTGGCTTCAGTGATAACTCAAGATGGGTAAGAAGCCGAAAGTTCAGGTTAGGAGCCAAAGTTGTGCAACCAAATTCCAATGGAGAATATGTTAAGGAAGGTGCAAGTGAAGCTTTTGTGGTCAAAGATAACAGAGGAGAGG CCTACAAGAAACACTACCCTCCATCCTTGAAGGATGATATATGGCGTTTGAAGAAAATTGCCAAAGAAGGAATAATCCACAAGCGGCTTTCTGTCCATGGAATTCACACTGTGAAGGATTTCTTGCAGTTATACACAACCAACACATCTTCATTATATGAG TTGCAGAAATTGGGAAACATTCCAAAGAAGTCCTGGTTAGCCATAATTGAACATGCCAATACCTGTTTGATAGATGATTACAAGCTTTATAGCTACCGCACACCAGAGCAACCAATAGTTCTGTTATTCAATTCCATCTTCAAACTTGTGGGAGTGACATTTGATTGCCAAAATTATTATTCACTAGAGACTCTAGCGCCGGGCGAGAAG CATTTGGTTGAAATAGTGAAGCAAGATGCATACAAAAACGTGAATAACTTGAAACCAATTGATGAAACTATATTGAACTGCTTAAACCTAGAGGCATGTCTAAAATCAAGGCACTCAGTTGCTCCAGTTCAAGATCTGCAATATATTGATATCTCAGCATCACAAG GAACATGGCCAGGTTATGTTCAACCATTTATCTCTGCTTCATATGATGAAGGAATGTATGCTTCTCAAATCTATGCTGATCCAGTGCCAGAAGTAAGAGAAATACCACAAAACAATCTTTTGGATGATGAGTTTTCCTTAGGAATGTACATAGAAGGGGATAACTGCTACTTCAATGGATCACATTTTCCACTTATGCAATGTGGTTATCCAACACAGTATGAGAGTTCAGAAAATGGCTTTTACTTTGGTTCTTGTGATGGAGCAGAATTTAGCAGCCGTAACACTTTGCTGAATCATGCTATGGATATATCAAGAAGTAGGAAACCAAAAGTAGAGTGGTGCAAGATTCGAGCTGCGATCAAATGGGTCATATCAGTGAGAAAAGATGCAGCTGCTAGGAAGAATGCAATGTTGGTTTAA
- the LOC130730912 gene encoding calmodulin-binding protein 60 B-like isoform X4 encodes MVSNRQSHPEHKGSGKIPIEKLKPSHGDTKQASSISGLRNLINALQTNDHESYFETFLQRVVREEVEHKVQDYLLSRTRVNNQAGISGAKPFQLCFINKLPDTIFTQSNIISEDESPLQIALFDVKSQSVVSDGPFSSIKIEICALNGDFGSSGNEDWTEVEFNDNILHQRDGKQPLLIGERFITLKNGVCCIPKIGFSDNSRWVRSRKFRLGAKVVQPNSNGEYVKEGASEAFVVKDNRGEAYKKHYPPSLKDDIWRLKKIAKEGIIHKRLSVHGIHTVKDFLQLYTTNTSSLYELQKLGNIPKKSWLAIIEHANTCLIDDYKLYSYRTPEQPIVLLFNSIFKLVGVTFDCQNYYSLETLAPGEKHLVEIVKQDAYKNVNNLKPIDETILNCLNLEACLKSRHSVAPVQDLQYIDISASQGYVQPFISASYDEGMYASQIYADPVPEVREIPQNNLLDDEFSLGMYIEGDNCYFNGSHFPLMQCGYPTQYESSENGFYFGSCDGAEFSSRNTLLNHAMDISRSRKPKVEWCKIRAAIKWVISVRKDAAARKNAMLV; translated from the exons ATGGTATCAAACAGACAATCTCACCCCGAGCACAAAGGCAGTGGCAAGATTCcaattgaaaaattgaaaccGAGCCATGGTGATACAAAACAAGCATCATCAATCAG TGGCCTTAGAAATTTGATAAACGCATTGCAGACTAATGATCATGAATCCTACTTTGAAACTTTCCTCCAACGAGTG GTACGTGAGGAAGTGGAACACAAAGTCCAGGATTACCTACTTTCAAG AACAAGGGTTAATAATCAGGCTGGCATATCTGGAGCCAAACCCTTTCAGTTGTGTTTTATTAATAAGTTGCCTGATACCATCTTTACACAGTCTAATATAATATCAGAGGATGAATCACCCCTTCAAATTGCACTATTTGATGTTAAATCTCAATCTGTAGTCAGTGATGGTCCCTTCTCCTCAATAAAGATTGAGATTTGTGCCCTCAATGGTGACTTTGGGTCTTCTGGCAATGAGGATTGGACTGAAGTTGAATTCAATGACAATATCTTACACCAAAGAGATGGTAAACAACCATTGTTGATTGGAGAGAGGTTTATTACTCTTAAAAATGGAGTTTGTTGCATCCCTAAAATTGGCTTCAGTGATAACTCAAGATGGGTAAGAAGCCGAAAGTTCAGGTTAGGAGCCAAAGTTGTGCAACCAAATTCCAATGGAGAATATGTTAAGGAAGGTGCAAGTGAAGCTTTTGTGGTCAAAGATAACAGAGGAGAGG CCTACAAGAAACACTACCCTCCATCCTTGAAGGATGATATATGGCGTTTGAAGAAAATTGCCAAAGAAGGAATAATCCACAAGCGGCTTTCTGTCCATGGAATTCACACTGTGAAGGATTTCTTGCAGTTATACACAACCAACACATCTTCATTATATGAG TTGCAGAAATTGGGAAACATTCCAAAGAAGTCCTGGTTAGCCATAATTGAACATGCCAATACCTGTTTGATAGATGATTACAAGCTTTATAGCTACCGCACACCAGAGCAACCAATAGTTCTGTTATTCAATTCCATCTTCAAACTTGTGGGAGTGACATTTGATTGCCAAAATTATTATTCACTAGAGACTCTAGCGCCGGGCGAGAAG CATTTGGTTGAAATAGTGAAGCAAGATGCATACAAAAACGTGAATAACTTGAAACCAATTGATGAAACTATATTGAACTGCTTAAACCTAGAGGCATGTCTAAAATCAAGGCACTCAGTTGCTCCAGTTCAAGATCTGCAATATATTGATATCTCAGCATCACAAG GTTATGTTCAACCATTTATCTCTGCTTCATATGATGAAGGAATGTATGCTTCTCAAATCTATGCTGATCCAGTGCCAGAAGTAAGAGAAATACCACAAAACAATCTTTTGGATGATGAGTTTTCCTTAGGAATGTACATAGAAGGGGATAACTGCTACTTCAATGGATCACATTTTCCACTTATGCAATGTGGTTATCCAACACAGTATGAGAGTTCAGAAAATGGCTTTTACTTTGGTTCTTGTGATGGAGCAGAATTTAGCAGCCGTAACACTTTGCTGAATCATGCTATGGATATATCAAGAAGTAGGAAACCAAAAGTAGAGTGGTGCAAGATTCGAGCTGCGATCAAATGGGTCATATCAGTGAGAAAAGATGCAGCTGCTAGGAAGAATGCAATGTTGGTTTAA
- the LOC130730912 gene encoding calmodulin-binding protein 60 B-like isoform X3, with product MVSNRQSHPEHKGSGKIPIEKLKPSHGDTKQASSISGLRNLINALQTNDHESYFETFLQRVVREEVEHKVQDYLLSRTRVNNQAGISGAKPFQLCFINKLPDTIFTQSNIISEDESPLQIALFDVKSQSVVSDGPFSSIKIEICALNGDFGSSGNEDWTEVEFNDNILHQRDGKQPLLIGERFITLKNGVCCIPKIGFSDNSRWVRSRKFRLGAKVVQPNSNGEYVKEGASEAFVVKDNRGEAYKKHYPPSLKDDIWRLKKIAKEGIIHKRLSVHGIHTVKDFLQLYTTNTSSLYEKLGNIPKKSWLAIIEHANTCLIDDYKLYSYRTPEQPIVLLFNSIFKLVGVTFDCQNYYSLETLAPGEKHLVEIVKQDAYKNVNNLKPIDETILNCLNLEACLKSRHSVAPVQDLQYIDISASQGTWPGYVQPFISASYDEGMYASQIYADPVPEVREIPQNNLLDDEFSLGMYIEGDNCYFNGSHFPLMQCGYPTQYESSENGFYFGSCDGAEFSSRNTLLNHAMDISRSRKPKVEWCKIRAAIKWVISVRKDAAARKNAMLV from the exons ATGGTATCAAACAGACAATCTCACCCCGAGCACAAAGGCAGTGGCAAGATTCcaattgaaaaattgaaaccGAGCCATGGTGATACAAAACAAGCATCATCAATCAG TGGCCTTAGAAATTTGATAAACGCATTGCAGACTAATGATCATGAATCCTACTTTGAAACTTTCCTCCAACGAGTG GTACGTGAGGAAGTGGAACACAAAGTCCAGGATTACCTACTTTCAAG AACAAGGGTTAATAATCAGGCTGGCATATCTGGAGCCAAACCCTTTCAGTTGTGTTTTATTAATAAGTTGCCTGATACCATCTTTACACAGTCTAATATAATATCAGAGGATGAATCACCCCTTCAAATTGCACTATTTGATGTTAAATCTCAATCTGTAGTCAGTGATGGTCCCTTCTCCTCAATAAAGATTGAGATTTGTGCCCTCAATGGTGACTTTGGGTCTTCTGGCAATGAGGATTGGACTGAAGTTGAATTCAATGACAATATCTTACACCAAAGAGATGGTAAACAACCATTGTTGATTGGAGAGAGGTTTATTACTCTTAAAAATGGAGTTTGTTGCATCCCTAAAATTGGCTTCAGTGATAACTCAAGATGGGTAAGAAGCCGAAAGTTCAGGTTAGGAGCCAAAGTTGTGCAACCAAATTCCAATGGAGAATATGTTAAGGAAGGTGCAAGTGAAGCTTTTGTGGTCAAAGATAACAGAGGAGAGG CCTACAAGAAACACTACCCTCCATCCTTGAAGGATGATATATGGCGTTTGAAGAAAATTGCCAAAGAAGGAATAATCCACAAGCGGCTTTCTGTCCATGGAATTCACACTGTGAAGGATTTCTTGCAGTTATACACAACCAACACATCTTCATTATATGAG AAATTGGGAAACATTCCAAAGAAGTCCTGGTTAGCCATAATTGAACATGCCAATACCTGTTTGATAGATGATTACAAGCTTTATAGCTACCGCACACCAGAGCAACCAATAGTTCTGTTATTCAATTCCATCTTCAAACTTGTGGGAGTGACATTTGATTGCCAAAATTATTATTCACTAGAGACTCTAGCGCCGGGCGAGAAG CATTTGGTTGAAATAGTGAAGCAAGATGCATACAAAAACGTGAATAACTTGAAACCAATTGATGAAACTATATTGAACTGCTTAAACCTAGAGGCATGTCTAAAATCAAGGCACTCAGTTGCTCCAGTTCAAGATCTGCAATATATTGATATCTCAGCATCACAAG GAACATGGCCAGGTTATGTTCAACCATTTATCTCTGCTTCATATGATGAAGGAATGTATGCTTCTCAAATCTATGCTGATCCAGTGCCAGAAGTAAGAGAAATACCACAAAACAATCTTTTGGATGATGAGTTTTCCTTAGGAATGTACATAGAAGGGGATAACTGCTACTTCAATGGATCACATTTTCCACTTATGCAATGTGGTTATCCAACACAGTATGAGAGTTCAGAAAATGGCTTTTACTTTGGTTCTTGTGATGGAGCAGAATTTAGCAGCCGTAACACTTTGCTGAATCATGCTATGGATATATCAAGAAGTAGGAAACCAAAAGTAGAGTGGTGCAAGATTCGAGCTGCGATCAAATGGGTCATATCAGTGAGAAAAGATGCAGCTGCTAGGAAGAATGCAATGTTGGTTTAA
- the LOC130726155 gene encoding uncharacterized protein LOC130726155 yields the protein MAEWDIYDVVIDELINDTTIEDMMQEEMEFYQQHANTVRPKRTRKVIERDREAGHERLWMDYFSENPVYPEELFRRRFRMRKDVFLRVVDALGSHNPYFLQSVDAVGRQIFGETYLRRPNHEDITRLLQWGESRGFPGSNNDINVLNQSPVFNDVLSGNAPTCTEDEMNEASLLLPAFWSTWPVSLSVLMYKGIVRLSS from the exons ATGGCCGAATGGGACATTTACGACGTTGTCATTGACGAACTTATCAATGACACGACTATAGAAGATATGATGCAGGAGGAGATGGAGTTTTATCAACAACATGCGAACACTGTTAGGCCCAAGCGAACAAGAAaagtgatagagagagatcgtgaagcTGGGCACGAGCGGTTGTGGATGGACTACTTCTCTGAAAATCCTGTATACCCGGAGGAGCTTTTCCGGCGAAGGTTTCGAATGCGAAAGGATGTGTTCCTCAGAGTTGTAGATGCCCTTGGGTCTCATAACCCGTATTTTTTACAATCTGTTgatgcagttggaagacaaA taTTCGGTGAAACATATTTGAGGCGCCCGAACCATGAAGACATTACCCGCCTACTTCAATGGGGGGAGTCTCGTGGATTTCCAG gTTCTAACAATGACATTAATGTGCTAAACCAATCTCCTGTGTTTAATGATGTTTTGAGTGGAAATGCTCCCACG TGCACTGAAGATGAAATGAATGAAGCTTCCTTGCTTCTTCCTGCATTTTGGTCAACTTGGCCTGTTTCTCTCTCTGTGTTGATGTATAAAGGCATTGTTCGGTTGAGTTCTTGA